One part of the Microbulbifer sp. THAF38 genome encodes these proteins:
- a CDS encoding YggT family protein codes for MTSTFSNIGVFLVATLGILYLFAVLMRFLLQLARADFYNPISQGIVKVTNPLLLPLRKVVPGLFGVDMASVVLALLVGLVMILVCGAFAGFGLFNPLSALLWSLIGCVATVIAVVFVGMLISIVFSWIAPQSSHPALMLLRQLLEPFCAPIRRLIPPLGVIDISPIFVFILLTVADKLLLGFAGMANMPRFVYSLFWHIPGF; via the coding sequence ATGACAAGTACCTTTAGCAACATCGGCGTTTTCCTGGTGGCTACCCTGGGTATCCTCTACCTGTTTGCAGTGTTGATGCGATTCTTGCTGCAGTTGGCCCGTGCGGATTTCTATAACCCGATTTCCCAGGGCATTGTGAAGGTCACCAACCCACTGCTACTGCCTCTGCGCAAAGTGGTTCCGGGTCTTTTCGGTGTGGATATGGCTTCGGTGGTACTCGCCCTGCTTGTCGGGCTGGTAATGATTTTGGTTTGCGGTGCGTTTGCCGGTTTTGGCTTGTTCAATCCCCTGAGCGCACTGCTTTGGTCTCTGATCGGCTGTGTGGCTACCGTGATTGCGGTGGTGTTTGTGGGCATGTTGATCTCTATCGTGTTCAGCTGGATTGCTCCGCAAAGCAGCCACCCGGCGCTGATGCTATTGCGCCAGCTGCTGGAGCCCTTCTGCGCACCGATACGCCGCCTGATCCCACCTCTGGGGGTGATCGATATCAGCCCTATCTTCGTGTTTATCCTGCTCACGGTGGCGGATAAGTTACTACTGGGCTTTGCCGGTATGGCCAATATGCCGCGCTTCGTATACAGCCTCTTCTGGCATATCCCCGGTTTTTAA
- the proC gene encoding pyrroline-5-carboxylate reductase has protein sequence MTATNPRIVFIGGAGNMAGAVIGGLLAAGYPADRIVATGRDLLKLEAFAKRHGVVAHDDNIAAIDEADVIVLSVKPQVMRDLCMDLRPHLKGRKPLIITLAAGIPLAAYQRWLGEHLPIVRAMPNTPALVQSGVTGLFADEAVTAEHRAITERIVNAVGISLWVDKEEGIDQVIAVAGSAPAYFFQFMEAMIDASAASGFARADAERLVLQTALGAAKLAMTSDVDVAQLKRNVMSPGGTTERAVQRFEQGGLPQLVADAMRDCAERAAEMARELDQ, from the coding sequence GTGACTGCAACAAATCCCAGAATTGTTTTTATTGGCGGTGCCGGCAATATGGCCGGTGCGGTAATCGGTGGCCTGCTGGCGGCGGGATATCCGGCGGATAGGATTGTGGCTACCGGGCGCGACCTCCTGAAACTCGAGGCTTTTGCTAAGCGTCATGGCGTGGTGGCGCACGATGATAATATTGCCGCGATTGATGAAGCCGATGTGATTGTTCTGTCGGTAAAGCCCCAGGTGATGCGCGATCTGTGCATGGATTTGCGCCCCCACCTGAAAGGACGTAAACCGCTGATTATTACTCTGGCCGCAGGTATCCCCCTGGCCGCTTACCAGCGTTGGCTGGGGGAGCATCTGCCGATTGTGCGAGCTATGCCCAATACACCGGCTCTAGTGCAGAGTGGGGTAACTGGGTTGTTTGCCGATGAGGCGGTAACTGCGGAGCACCGCGCCATTACTGAGCGCATAGTCAACGCAGTGGGTATCTCTCTGTGGGTGGATAAGGAAGAGGGAATCGACCAGGTGATCGCTGTAGCGGGGTCGGCGCCGGCGTATTTCTTTCAGTTTATGGAGGCGATGATCGACGCCTCCGCGGCCAGTGGCTTTGCCCGCGCCGACGCCGAGCGCCTCGTGTTGCAAACTGCACTGGGCGCCGCCAAACTGGCCATGACCAGTGATGTCGATGTAGCCCAGTTGAAGCGCAATGTGATGTCGCCGGGTGGTACCACCGAGCGCGCTGTGCAGCGCTTTGAGCAGGGCGGCCTGCCGCAGTTAGTGGCCGATGCCATGCGTGATTGTGCCGAGCGCGCTGCAGAGATGGCTCGCGAACTGGACCAATAA